The sequence below is a genomic window from Candidatus Dependentiae bacterium.
TTGATACTGATAATCCATATCGATGTATTGCATTGCCTAAGTCGGTCATCTTTCCTGAACAGAAATGGTATCAGTTACAAGTTGTGCTTCGTGATGTTGGTATCGATAGTTCTATATGTCGCTATTACAGTAAAAAGAAAAAAGAGTCATGTCGTGGTTTGCGCTTGTATATTGAAGATATGAATACAGTTGATAGTTTTCAACTTTTATTGACTACTTTAGAGTTTTTCAAGCGTTCAGGAGTGATTTTACATTTTACGGATGATTTTGATCAGGCTGTGGGTAGTACTCTTGTGCGTAAATACATACAAGGAAAAATACCAAGACATGTATTGGCGCAGAGCGTCAATCAAGGATTAGAAAATTTTTATCGTAAAGCATTTGGTGCATTTATGTATCATCCATTGCCTCAAGTCGTTTTAGTATGAGGTTTTTTGATATGAAAAATATTTTTATTTTTTTATTTCCATTAAATATCTTTGCCTTTAGATTAGGTATAGAGAATATGTCATCCGATTTTATTCGCCAATTGGGTCAATCACCTGTTGGGATTGTTACCAATCAAACGGGAGTTGATCAACGGGGTAAACGTACCATTGATATATTGTTAGAAAAAAAACTTAATATAAAAGCGGTTTTTGTTCCGGAGCATGGGCTTGATGGAACTATAAAGGCAGCATGCACCGTTGAAAATGGTATTGACAAAAAAACCGGTTTGCCGGTGACAAGCTTGTATAAACATGGGTCAGGTTATATTCCCTCTAATGTTTTTAGTGAGATAGATGCAGTTATATTTGATATGCAAGATGTGGGTATGCGTCATTATACTTATATATCAACTCTGTATACGGTAATGGAAGCGGCCGCTCGGGATAAAAAAAGGATTATAGTATGTGATAGGCCAAATCCATTAGGCAATGTTATGGAGGGGCCAATATGTGATGCAGCGCTTTGCTCGTTTATTGGTATTGCGCAAATTCCACTACGGCATGGCATGACAATTGGTGAGTTAGCACAACTGTTTAACAATAAATGCTTAAAACAAAAAGTTGATTTGCATGTATTGCCGCTTGCAGATTATCAGCGTGATATAAAGTTGCAAACATTACAAGCGCATCTTTCTCCTAATATTAAAACATTGTCATCAGTGCATGGTTATAGTTTTCTGGGTTTATTAGGGGAAATAAAGCCATTTGATGTAGGTGTTGGTACACCGTCGGCATTTCAAGTTATTACATTGCCTGAAGAGCATACAGTTTCTTTACGTGCATGGGAAAATCTTCAAAAAGAATTGCAAGAGTTTGGCATTTATTCAAAGCGTTATAGTTATTATCACAAACAAAAAAACAGATCGTTTGCCGGTATAGCATTACAGTTTAAAGATATTAATGTTGTTTTCGGTTTTAAAGCATTGTTATCGGTTTTATCTTGGACAAAAAAAGAAAATATTCCGGTTAATTTTTCGCCATATTTTGATAAAGCGATTGGCACCAAGGAGGTGCGCGTGTGGTATAAAAGCGATCAAATGCAAGATGTATTGGCAAAAAAAATAACAAAAGAGTTGCATGAATTTTTGCGTGTAAATGAAGATGTTTTGCTCTATCAGTCGGTTCCTAAGGTGGTCAAACGAGATGTTTTAGATGCTTTTCTTTTGCCTTATTGTGTACTATGACTTATTAATCGGTTACAAAACGGAATGTAAGTTTGCCATGTGTTTTGTTGGTTTTTGCTGAAACATATGCGACTTTTTTTATCATATCATTAAAACGCACAATCCATTGATCAAGCTGTGTGTCAGATGACAAAGAAGGTGTATATAAATCTAGCATGCAGTCCATAATATATTGCCAAACTTCTTCATTAACATCATGGTCTTTAGATACTTCAAAAATAATCTGAACTTTAGATGGATTTTTTTGTCGGATATCTTCTTTTCTATTTTGTGATGCAAATAAACTGCAAGTAAATAATGATAGGCATAATAGTGTATATTTCATGTTTCATTCCTTTTTTTATTATACAGTGAACATATAATTGTGCACTATAACAAAAAAAATATGATAGTAAAAATAAATATAAATATTACTGTTGTGTTTTTGTATAATAGTTCTGAACTTGTGGCCAGTTAATAACATTCCACCAAGCAGAAATGTAATCACCACGTTTATTTTGATATTTCAAATAATATGCATGTTCCCATACATCAAGGCCTAAGATAGGGATTAATGTTGGTGATAGCGGTGAGTCTTGATTGTGTGTTGCAATAACTGACAAGTTTCCTTTTTTATCGGCGACAAGCCATGCCCATCCGCTGCCAAAAACAGTTTGTGCTTTTTTATTGAACTCTTCTTTGAACTTTTCAAATGAGCCGAATGTTTTATTGATTTCTTGAGCCAATTTCCCTGACGGCATTTTTTGCGCATTAGGTTGCATCATTGTCCAGAATAGGCTGTGATTGAAATGTCCACCGCCTTGATTGCGTACTGCTGCGCGTACATTTTCAGGTAATGCACTTAAATTACTGAGTAACTCAAAAAGTGTTTTGCTGTGAAGGTTTTTATGCGGCTTAACTGCTGTATTTAAATTATTCACATAGGCTTGGTGGTGTTTATTGTGATGAATCTGCATTGTTTCTTTGTCGATGTATGGTTCAAGCGCATCAAAGGCATAAGGTAATTTAGGTAAGGTAAATGGATATGTTGCTTGATAAATGGGCGCAATAGTTTCCGTGCTATTTAGT
It includes:
- a CDS encoding DUF1343 domain-containing protein — its product is MKNIFIFLFPLNIFAFRLGIENMSSDFIRQLGQSPVGIVTNQTGVDQRGKRTIDILLEKKLNIKAVFVPEHGLDGTIKAACTVENGIDKKTGLPVTSLYKHGSGYIPSNVFSEIDAVIFDMQDVGMRHYTYISTLYTVMEAAARDKKRIIVCDRPNPLGNVMEGPICDAALCSFIGIAQIPLRHGMTIGELAQLFNNKCLKQKVDLHVLPLADYQRDIKLQTLQAHLSPNIKTLSSVHGYSFLGLLGEIKPFDVGVGTPSAFQVITLPEEHTVSLRAWENLQKELQEFGIYSKRYSYYHKQKNRSFAGIALQFKDINVVFGFKALLSVLSWTKKENIPVNFSPYFDKAIGTKEVRVWYKSDQMQDVLAKKITKELHEFLRVNEDVLLYQSVPKVVKRDVLDAFLLPYCVL
- a CDS encoding superoxide dismutase, encoding MKTKQLNSTETIAPIYQATYPFTLPKLPYAFDALEPYIDKETMQIHHNKHHQAYVNNLNTAVKPHKNLHSKTLFELLSNLSALPENVRAAVRNQGGGHFNHSLFWTMMQPNAQKMPSGKLAQEINKTFGSFEKFKEEFNKKAQTVFGSGWAWLVADKKGNLSVIATHNQDSPLSPTLIPILGLDVWEHAYYLKYQNKRGDYISAWWNVINWPQVQNYYTKTQQ